GAACTGCTTCTCGATCTGAGCCAGCGCGACCTGCAAGGCCTTGGCTTTTTCGCTGTTGAGGGGATTGGGCTTGGTGATGGGGTCCATGGTGACGGCTCCTGAGCGTGTGAGTGGGTGTTCGCTTCCAGAATGTGTTTTTGTGTACAGGCTGGATGCTTGAACAGCAGTTTACAGCGATGTTGAAAAATAAAACATCAAAATATCGTCAGTTTGCCTTACCATTTGCAAACATGACCCCGCCCCCTCTACTGCCCGATGACCGCTGGCGCGCTGGCCACCTGGGTCGCCTGCTGGGCCATGCGTTGCGCCGCTTTGACGAGCGCGTGCTGCACCTGATGGCGCACGACCCCAACGTGCCGCTGGCGTTGTCCCATCTGGCGGCGCGCGCGCAGGTCGGGGCGGCCCACATCCACATCACCCGCCACCTCGGCCTGCAGGGCTCGCGCCTGACCGAGCTGGCGCGGCTGGCCGGCATGAGCAAGCAGGCCATGGGCGACCTGGTGACGCAGTGCGACGCCTGGGGCCTGGTGCGGCGCGAGGCCGACCCGCTGGACGCCCGGGCCCGGCGCATCGTGTTCACCGACACCGGCCTGCTCTGGCTGGAGGGGTTCAGGCGGGCCGTGGCGCAGGCCGAATCGGAATTCCGCGCCCAGGTCGGCGACGAGGTGGCCACCGTGGTGGCGCTCGGCCTGGAGGCCTACGGCTCGGAGGCGGCGGAGCCCGCCCCGCGCCAGCTCCGGTGAAACACCCCCGCGCCGGGCTGCGATCGCCACCCCCTCGAAGGGGGCACCTGCAGCGGCCCGACCAAGGCGGTTCCGCGCCGCCCTCGGCTTGTGCGTCGTTTCATGCGCAGCGGGTGATGCCCTGGCAGCATGGAGAACTAAAATGGACCGATCCCCTTTGGCCGGCATGGGGCACACGCAGCGGAACGCGTCCGAACCGGCCCGTCCGACCCGATAACAAGGCGCTCGCGCCCGCTCCCCAGGAGACATTCATGCGCATCCTGATTGCCGAAGACGACCAGGTCCTGGCCGATGGCCTGCTGCGCAGTCTGCGAGCGGCCGGCGCGGCGGTGGACCATGTGGCCAGTGGCAGCGAGGCCGACGCGGCCCTGATGACGAACAACGAGTTCGACCTGCTGATCCTCGACCTGGGCCTGCCCAAGCTGCATGGGCTGGAGGTGCTCAAGCGCCTGCGCTCGCGCGGTTCGGCGCTGCCGGTGCTGATCCTGACCGCAGCCGACAGCATCGAGGAACGCGTCAAGGGCCTGGACTACGGCGCCGACGACTACATGGCCAAACCGTTTTCGCTGCAGGAGCTCGAAGCGCGGGTGCGCGCGCTCACGCGCCGTGGCATGGGCGGCAGCACCAACACCATCAAGCACGGTCCGCTGGAATACGACCAGGCCGGCCGCGTGGCCACCATCGACGGCAAGATGATCGAGCTCTCGGCGCGTGAGCTCGGCCTGCTCGAAGTGCTGCTGCAGCGCGCCGGGCGGCTGGTGAGCAAGGACCAGCTGGTCGAGCGCCTGTGCGAGTGGGGCGAAGAGGTGAGCAACAACGCCATCGAGGTCTACATCCACCGGCTGCGCAAGAAGATCGAAAAGGGGCCGATCCGCATCGCCACCGTGCGCGGCCTGGGCTATTGCCTTGAGAAGATCTGATCCCCCCTGCGCCGGGCTTGCAGCCCGTCACCCCCCTGGGGGGGCGGCACCTGTGGCCCGGCGAAGCCGGTTCCACGGTGCCCTGGGTTCGGACACTTCGCGCCGCGTCGGTCTGCGTTGAAACATTGCGGCTGACATGTCCGAAGAAAACAAACAGGACAGCGGCCCGGTGTCCTTCGGCTTGTTCCAGCGTGAGCAGCGCAGCCTGTTCGGCGAGATCCTGGACTGGATGCTCACGCCACTGCTGCTGCTGTGGCCGCTGTCGCTGGCGCTGACCTGGTTCGTCGCGCAGGGCATTGCCAGCAAGCCCTTCGACCGCGCCCTCGAATTCAACCTGCAGGCGCTCACGCAGTTCGTGGTCAGCAACGATGGCCGGGTCACGTTCAACCTCACGCCGCAGGCGCGCGACCTGCTGCGCGCGGACGACAGCGATCTGGTCTATTACCAGGTGCTGGACCCGCGCGGCGAGCTCATCAGCGGCGAGAGCGATTTCCCGCTGCCGCGCGACAACGAAACCCCCGAACCCGGGCGGGTGCTGCTGCGCGACGACATCGTGCGCGGTGACGAGGTGCGGGTGGCCTACACCTGGCTCTCGCGCAACAACAGCATGCAGCGGCTGGTGCTGATGCAGGTGGCCGAAACCAAGGGCAAACGCTCCACGCTGGCCACCGAAATCATCAAGGGCGTGATGGTGCCGCAGTTCGTCATCCTGCCGCTGGCGGTGCTGCTGGTCTGGCTGGCGCTGGTGCGCGGCATCCGCCCGCTCAACGAGCTGGAGCAGCGCATCCGCGCGCGCAAGCCCGACGATCTGAGCCCGATCGAAGAGTCGTTCATCCCGCAGGAAGTCGCGCCGCTTGTTTCGTCGATCAACGACCTGCTGACGCGGCTCAAGGCCTCGCTGACGACGCAGAAACGCTTCCTGGCCGACGCGGCGCACCAGCTCAAGACCCCCCTGGCGGGCCTGCGCATGCAGGCCGAGCTGGCCCAGCGCGAGACCGACCCGGTAGAAATCCGCGGCTCGCTGCAGCAGATCGCGCGTGCCAGCTCGCGCGCCACCCACACGGTGAACCAGTTGCTGGCACTGGCGCGCGCCGAAACCACGGGCCGCACCCTGCCCAGCGGCACCGTGGACATGGCGCGGCTGGTCACGGACGTGGTGCGCGAATCGGTGCCACGCGCGCTGGAACACGGCATCGACCTGGGCTACGAAGGCCCCGAGCAGGTGCCCCAGGAATGCCTGATCGAAGGCAACCCGACCCTGCTCGAAGAAATGGTCCGCAACCTGGTGGACAACGCCATCAACTACGCAGGCCGGGGCGGGGTGGTCACGGCACGCATGCTGGTCGATCGCTTCAGCGGCGTGATGATTCTGCAGGTGGAAGACGACGGCCCGGGCATCCCGGAGAACGAGCGCGAGTTCGTGCTGCAGCCGTTCTACCGGGCGCTGGGCACCAACGTGGACGGCTCCGGCCTGGGGCTGGCCATCGTGCACGAAATCGCCCAGCAGCACGGCGCCACCGTGCACATGGACGACGCCCAGCCCGGCCGCCCCAACCCGGGGCTGCGGGCCTCGGTGCGGTTCGCGCCGCGCAGAACCACGCCGCAGGAGTAGGGCCGGTCGCTCAGCGCGGGGTCATTCCAAGTGCTGGCCCACGATGCCGGCGATCTCGAACATCGTGACCTGGTCCTTGCCGAACACCGGGCGCAGCTTGGCGTCGGCGTTCACCCGGCGCTTGTCGGTCGCGTCCTGCAGGCCGTTGGCCTTGATGTAGTCCCACAACTTCTTCACCACCTCGGGGCGCGAAACGGCGCCTTCGCCGATCACGGCCGCCAGCGCGGCGCTGGGCTGTTTGCCGCTGGCCGCGGTGGTCTTGCGTGGTGCCTTGGGGGTTTTCGCCGCCGGCGTCTTCTTGGCCGCGGCCTTCTTGGCCGGCGCCGCCTTCTTCGCGGGCGCGGTCTTGCCCGTGGCCGCGCGCGCGGGTGCGCCGGCCGCCGTCTTGCGCGGCGGGAATTTGCTGGTGCGCGGCTCGAACTCGAAGTTCACCTTGCCCGCTTCCTTGTCCCAGGCCAGGAAGGCCTTGAAGGCGCGGCGTGTGCGCATGGAGACGAACTTGTCGAGCAGGTCGGTCTTGCCCGTGGCGAGCAACTTTTGCATCTGCTCGCGCGCCACCGGCTGCTGCAGGATGATCTTGCCGCTCTTGAAATCGCAGCTTGGCGTGGCCTGCGCCATGGTGGGCACCGACTTTTCGCAGACGTAGTTGGCGCCGTGCTCGTGCACCGCGCCGCCGCATTTGGGGCAGGCGCCCAGCGACTCGCTGCCGCTGAAATCGACCAGTTCGCCGGTCTCTTCGTTCTTCTTGTCGTCGCCGAAGTCGAATTCGAGCTTCCAGTTCTGGTCTTCTTCGCTGAACTTGATCACGATCTCGGCCACGAAAGGCCAGCCCGCCTTGGAGCGGAAACCTTCGAGCGGGCCGATCTTCTTGTCGCGCAGCAGGGTTTCGGCTTCTTCGGGCTCGAAGGTGCGGCCCGCCGGCGACTTGCCGAACGAGAAACCACAGCCTTCGCTGTTGCCGTCGGCCCCGGTGCAGCCGTAGCGGCGGTAGTTTTCCTTCACCACGCCGCCGCAGTTGGGGCAGGGCGTCTGCAGGGTGGCGTAGTTGCCGGGGATGGTGTCGCGGTCGTATTCCTTGGCCTTCTTCACCATGCGTTCGGTCATGGCGGCGATCTCGCCCATGAAGGCGGCACGGCTGAGCTTGCCGTGCTCCATCTGGGCCAGCTTGTACTCCCACTCACCGGTGAGTTCGGGCTTGGACAGTTCTTCCACGCCCAAGCCACGCAGCAGCGTCATGAGCTGGAAGGCCTTGGCGGTGGGGATGATCTCGCGGCCTTCGCGCAGCATGTATTTTTCGGTCAGCAGGCCTTCGATGATGGCCGCGCGCGTGGCCGGGGTACCCAGGCCTTTTTCCTGCATCGCTTCGCGCAGCTCGTCGTCGTCCACCAGCTTGCCCGCGCCTTCCATGGCGCCCAGCAGCGTGGCTTCCGAATAGCGCGCGGGCGGCTTGGTCTTCAGGCCTTTCGTCTCGACGGATTCGGTGCGCACGGTCTCGCCTTCGCGCACCGGCACCAGGTTCTGACCCTTGTCGCCCTCTTTCGCGTCGACCACGTCTTCGGCGGCCTCCTTGCCGTAGACCGCCATCCAGCCCGGCTTGACCAGCACCTTGCCTTCGGTCTTGAAGTGGTGACCCACCGCACTCGTGATGCGCGTGGTCACCATGAACTCGGCGCTGGGGAAGAACACCGCGAGGAAGCGGCGCACCACCAGGTCGTACAGCTTCTGTTCGGCCTCGGACAGGCCGCTCGGTGCCTGCAAGGTCGGGATGATGGCGAAGTGGTCCGACACCTTGCTGTTGTCGAAGATGCGCTTGCTCGGGCGGATGTAGCCGCCATCGAGCGCGGTCCGGGCGTGCGGCGCCAGGTGTTTCATGCCGCTGCCGGCCAGCATCTCGAAGGTCTGCTTCACCGTGGGCAGGTAGTCCTCGGGCAGGGCGCGCGAATCGGTCCGCGGGTAGGTCAGGGCCTTGTGGCGCTCGTACAGGCTTTGCGCGAGCTGCAGCGTGGTCTTGGCCGAGAAACCGAAGCGGCCGTTGGCCTCACGCTGCAGGCTGGTCAGGTCGTACAGCAGGCCGCTGGCCTGGGTGGTGGGTTTGCTTTCTTCCTTGACGCTGGCGGCCTTGCCACGCACCGCGTCGGCAATGGCGAGCGCCTCGCGCTGGCTCCAGACGCGGTCGGCGCGCTGCTCCGGGTCGGCATCCTCGCCGGTGGGCTTCTTGAAGTTGGGATCGAACCACTTGCCCGGGTACTCGCCGGCCTCGGCCAGGAAGGAGCCGTGGATTTCCCAGTAATCGCGGCTGCGGTGGGCGCGGATCTTCTCTTCGCGCTCGACCACGATGGACAGCGTGGGCGTCTGCACCCGGCCCACGGTGGTGAGGAAGAAGCCGCCGTCGCGTGAGTTGAACGCCGTCATGGCGCGCGTGCCGTTGATGCCGACCATCCAGTCGGCCTCGGAGCGGCTGCGCGCCGCGTCGGCCAGGCCCTGCATCTGGGCGTCGCTGCGCAGGTGCTCGAAGCCGTCGCGGATGGCCGCGGGCGTCATGGACTGCAGCCACAGGCGCTGCACCGGCTTGCCCAGCGTCTGGTAGGCCCCGCCCTTGAAGCCGCCGGCGTACTGCTCGATCAGGCGGAAGATCAGTTCGCCCTCGCGGCCCGCGTCACAGGCGTTGATGAGGCGGGCCACGTCCTTGCGCTTGGCCAGGCGGACCACCGCGCTCAACCGCGACTTGGTCTTGTCGATCGGCTTCAATTCAAAGTAGGGCGGCAGCACCGGCAGGTGGGCAAAGCTCCATTTGCCGCGCTTGACGTCGAATTCCTCGGGCGCGGCGATCTCCACCAGGTGGCCCACGGCGGAGGTCACCACATAGGCGTCGTTTTCAAAATGATCGTCGTGCTTGTCGAACTTGCCCGCCACCGGGGTGAGCGCTCGCACGATGTCCTGAGCCACGGAGGGCTTCTCGGCGATGACCAGCGTTTTGGCGAAACCTTCGGTTTTCATCTCTACAATCAACTTTCACGCGCGCATACACGCGCACACATGGGTACGCACACACACGCGCGCACCTGCATGAAACAACCTTACCAAAATTTTTGGACGTGACGAAAACCACTGGTTTCGCTGAAAGCCCGCGCCCGTCGCGCCCCGCGCCCGCCGCGAAGAAGCCCGCTTCGGGCAGCCGCCGCATCCAGACGCGCCGCTCCGGCGTGCACGGCAAGGGCGTCTACGCCGTGGTGGACCTTGCCGAGGGTGAGACCCTGATCGAATACGTGGGCGAGATCATCACCTGGGACGAGGCGCTGCGCCGCCACCCGCACGACCCGAGCGACCCGAACCACACCTTCTATTTCCACATCGACGAAGACCACGTGATCGACGCCAAGGTGGGCGGCAACTCCTCGCGCTGGATCAACCACAGCTGCAACCCCAACTGCGAAGCCGAGGTGGACGACGGCCGGGTGTTCATCCGGGCCCAGCGCAACATCGCCGCGGGCGAAGAGCTGTTCTACGACTACGGCCTGGTGATCGACGAGCCCTACACGCCCAAACTCAAGGCCGAGTACCCCTGCTGGTGCGGCGCGCCCCGCTGCCGCGGCACGCTGCTGGCGCCGAAGCGGGCCGGCAAAGCGTCGAAGCTAGGATGACCCCCCTGCGCCGCTTCGCGTCTTCCCCCCTGAAGGGGGACAACACCTGCGCCCCGGCAAAGCCGGTTGCGCGGTGTTCTGGTCTGAAGGCACTTCGCGCCCATGTCTGACCTGCTCGCTCACGTCGAAGCCGTCTGGCAGGCGGTTGTGCCCGATCTGCCGGGTTTCACCGTCGAGGTGCTGCCCAGCATCGATTCCACCAACACCGAGCTCATGCGCCGCGCGCGCGCCGGGGCCATGGAACCGGTGTTGCTGGCCGCCGAGGAGCAGACCGCCGGGCGCGGGCGCCTGGGCAAGGCCTGGCACAGCCGCGCCGGCCAGTCGCTCACCTTCTCGCTGGCCCTGCCGCTGGCCCCGGCCGACTGGTCCGGGCTGTCGCTGGCCGTGGGCGTGAGCCTGGCGCAGAGCCTGCACCCCGACGTGCAACTGAAATGGCCCAACGACCTCTGGCTGCACGGGCGCAAGCTCGGCGGCATCCTGGTGGAGACCGCCAGCAACGGCACCGAAAGTGCCGGGCCGCGGCGGCTGGTGGTGATCGGGGTGGGCATCAACATCGCCCGGCCCGAGGCCGCTGCCGTGAGCGCCCTGGCCAGCCCCGGCGCGGCACTGCCGCCCGTGCCACCGGCCGGACTGGCCGAGGTGCTGGTCGGGCTCACCGCGGGCGAGGTGCTCGAACGGGTGGCCCCGGCGCTGGTGCGCGACGTGCTGGCCTTTGAATCCCAGGGCTTTGCCGCGTTTGCGCAGCGCTTCGCCCAGCGCGACGCGCTGCACGGCCGCGCGGTGCAGCTCACCGACGGCACCCAGGGGTCGGCCTGCGGCGTCAACGAGCAGGGCGCCCTGCTGGTGCTGACCGACCAGGGCATGCGCACCATCAACAGCTCGGAAGTGAGCGTGCGGCCATGCTGAGGTGGGCGCTCTGGTTGCTGCTGGTGTCCAACGCGGGCTACTTCGCCTGGACCCAGGGCTATCTGGGGGCACTGGGTCTGGCGCCCCAGGAACAGCGTGAACCCGAACGCCTGCAGGGGCAGGTGCAACCCGACATGCTGCGCCTGCTCAACGGGCCGCGCGCGGTGTCGCCGCTGAACCCGGCCGCCACAACAGCGCCCAGCCCGGAGGCCGCGACCCCGGATGCCGGGGCGCCCGCCACACCGTCCGAACCCGTCGCGGCGCCGGCCAACGAGACCGCGCCACCGGCCAGCCCATCCACACCACCGCCCGTTCCCGCGCCGGCCCCCGTGGCCCAGGCACCGGAGGCCACGGCCTGCTGGCAGGCCGGTGGCTTCACCGAGGCCCAGACCGAGGCGCTGCGCGGTTCCCTGGGCCAGCTCGACCTGCCACGCAACGGCTGGCAGTTCAACGAAGCCCGCAGCGGCGGGCGCTGGATCGTCTACATGGGCCGCTACGACAACCAGGAACAGGTGGAACGCAAGAAGGCCGAATTGCGGGAGCTGAAGGTGGCGTTCCGCGAGTTGTCCGCGGCCGGCCTGGGCCCCGGCCTGGCCCTGGGCACCTATTCCAGCGAAGCGGCGGCCGAGAAGGCCCTGGCGGCCGTCGTGCGCACCGGCGTGCGCACGGCCCGGATCGCGCAGGAGCGCGCCGAGTCGGTCAGTTACACACTGCGCCTGCCCCGCATCACCCCCACGCAACGCGACGCCGTGGCCGGGCTGGGCGCCCTGCTGGCGGGCAAACCGCTCAAGCGCTGCAACTGAGACGGCGGCGCTCAGCCAGCCACCGCCACCGGCTGGGCACGCACTCGCTGGGCCTCGAACCAGTCCAGCGCGTCGTTCCACAGGGGCCGGGCTTTCGGACGGAAGTAGCCCATGTGGCCGATGGCCCCCAGACCGGCGCGGCGCGGGTCGATGCTCACGGCGCGCACCGCGGTGTTGCGGTAGCCGGCCATGAAGGCGTCGCGCGAGGCCGGCGGCGCCCAGGCGTCGTCGAGCGCGTTGACCGCCACGATGGGGAAACGCACGTCGGCGAAGCGCTCGGTGACGGCCTGCATGCGCGGGTCGTCGAAGAAATAGCGCGGGTAGTTGCACCACCGGCGCCACTGGCGGTACACGTCCAGCGGCAGGTCCTCGCCCATGCCCAGCCGGCTCCAGGGCAGGTAGCCGGCCGCACGCGTCCACACCGGCCCGAGCACGCGCCACATGAAGAGCACGCGCAGGCGCTCCAGCGGCGGCATCCAGCCGTGCCAGCCGGCGCCGGTGGCGAAGGTGTAGGCGCCGTCCACCGCGGCGGGGTCGGGCAGCAGCCCCAGCGCATGGCCGCCGTAGGAATGGCCGACCAGGTACAGCGGCATGCCGTCCTGGCGCATGGCCTCGACACCGGCGGCCAGATCGAGCCGGCCCCAGTCGAGGTAGTCCATGCGGAAGCCCTTGAGCGTGGCCGGGGCCGACTGGCCGATGCCCCGGTAGTCCAGGGTGAGCACGTCGAAGCCGCGTTGCGCCGCGTGCTCGGCGAAGCGCCGGTAGAAGCCCTGGGGCACGCCGGTGGCACCGCCCACCACCAGGTGCGCGCGCGGCGGCGTGGCGCTTCTGAAACGATGGGCCACCAGCGGGTAGCCATCGGCCGCGCGCAGGCTCAGGCGTTCACCGGTGACGGGTGCCGCCGGGGTATCCAGATCGACAGAGGGGTGCATGGGATCAGACTCCTTGAGGATGGGCGACCGCGCCGGGCGGGCGCGCCGACAGCAGGGCCAGCAGGCTCGTCGTGGCCTGCTGGATCGGTTCGCTGCTCTGCGCCACGCGGGCCTGCAGCAGGCCGCCTTCGTAGGCGGCCACGATGAGGGCCGCCAGACCCTGCGCCTGGGCGCGTGGCTCGCCCGCCAGCTCCAGCGCCTGGGCGATGCGCTCGCGCACCCGGGTGAACGCCCGGGCCAGCGCTTCGCGCAGCGTGGCGTCCTGGGCCGTGCTCTCCAGCGCCACCGTGGCCAGCGGGCAGCCGGACTCGAAGCCACTGTCCTGCAACCGGGCGGTGGCGCCGGCGAGCCAGCGGCGCAGGGCGTCGAGCGGGTCGGGTGTGGCGGCCAGCAGGGCGTCGAGCCCGCGCAGCATGCGGTCCACCACCGCGTCGATCGCCGCGATCGCCAG
This Hydrogenophaga taeniospiralis DNA region includes the following protein-coding sequences:
- a CDS encoding DNA topoisomerase III, whose protein sequence is MKTEGFAKTLVIAEKPSVAQDIVRALTPVAGKFDKHDDHFENDAYVVTSAVGHLVEIAAPEEFDVKRGKWSFAHLPVLPPYFELKPIDKTKSRLSAVVRLAKRKDVARLINACDAGREGELIFRLIEQYAGGFKGGAYQTLGKPVQRLWLQSMTPAAIRDGFEHLRSDAQMQGLADAARSRSEADWMVGINGTRAMTAFNSRDGGFFLTTVGRVQTPTLSIVVEREEKIRAHRSRDYWEIHGSFLAEAGEYPGKWFDPNFKKPTGEDADPEQRADRVWSQREALAIADAVRGKAASVKEESKPTTQASGLLYDLTSLQREANGRFGFSAKTTLQLAQSLYERHKALTYPRTDSRALPEDYLPTVKQTFEMLAGSGMKHLAPHARTALDGGYIRPSKRIFDNSKVSDHFAIIPTLQAPSGLSEAEQKLYDLVVRRFLAVFFPSAEFMVTTRITSAVGHHFKTEGKVLVKPGWMAVYGKEAAEDVVDAKEGDKGQNLVPVREGETVRTESVETKGLKTKPPARYSEATLLGAMEGAGKLVDDDELREAMQEKGLGTPATRAAIIEGLLTEKYMLREGREIIPTAKAFQLMTLLRGLGVEELSKPELTGEWEYKLAQMEHGKLSRAAFMGEIAAMTERMVKKAKEYDRDTIPGNYATLQTPCPNCGGVVKENYRRYGCTGADGNSEGCGFSFGKSPAGRTFEPEEAETLLRDKKIGPLEGFRSKAGWPFVAEIVIKFSEEDQNWKLEFDFGDDKKNEETGELVDFSGSESLGACPKCGGAVHEHGANYVCEKSVPTMAQATPSCDFKSGKIILQQPVAREQMQKLLATGKTDLLDKFVSMRTRRAFKAFLAWDKEAGKVNFEFEPRTSKFPPRKTAAGAPARAATGKTAPAKKAAPAKKAAAKKTPAAKTPKAPRKTTAASGKQPSAALAAVIGEGAVSRPEVVKKLWDYIKANGLQDATDKRRVNADAKLRPVFGKDQVTMFEIAGIVGQHLE
- a CDS encoding response regulator transcription factor — encoded protein: MRILIAEDDQVLADGLLRSLRAAGAAVDHVASGSEADAALMTNNEFDLLILDLGLPKLHGLEVLKRLRSRGSALPVLILTAADSIEERVKGLDYGADDYMAKPFSLQELEARVRALTRRGMGGSTNTIKHGPLEYDQAGRVATIDGKMIELSARELGLLEVLLQRAGRLVSKDQLVERLCEWGEEVSNNAIEVYIHRLRKKIEKGPIRIATVRGLGYCLEKI
- a CDS encoding MarR family winged helix-turn-helix transcriptional regulator, with product MTPPPLLPDDRWRAGHLGRLLGHALRRFDERVLHLMAHDPNVPLALSHLAARAQVGAAHIHITRHLGLQGSRLTELARLAGMSKQAMGDLVTQCDAWGLVRREADPLDARARRIVFTDTGLLWLEGFRRAVAQAESEFRAQVGDEVATVVALGLEAYGSEAAEPAPRQLR
- a CDS encoding SPOR domain-containing protein, with amino-acid sequence MLRWALWLLLVSNAGYFAWTQGYLGALGLAPQEQREPERLQGQVQPDMLRLLNGPRAVSPLNPAATTAPSPEAATPDAGAPATPSEPVAAPANETAPPASPSTPPPVPAPAPVAQAPEATACWQAGGFTEAQTEALRGSLGQLDLPRNGWQFNEARSGGRWIVYMGRYDNQEQVERKKAELRELKVAFRELSAAGLGPGLALGTYSSEAAAEKALAAVVRTGVRTARIAQERAESVSYTLRLPRITPTQRDAVAGLGALLAGKPLKRCN
- a CDS encoding TetR/AcrR family transcriptional regulator, giving the protein MSEMSTPGTRERLIAAMTDALRRRGLHGVGLTELLQQAGAPKGVLYHHFPGGKTELAIAAIDAVVDRMLRGLDALLAATPDPLDALRRWLAGATARLQDSGFESGCPLATVALESTAQDATLREALARAFTRVRERIAQALELAGEPRAQAQGLAALIVAAYEGGLLQARVAQSSEPIQQATTSLLALLSARPPGAVAHPQGV
- a CDS encoding SET domain-containing protein is translated as MTKTTGFAESPRPSRPAPAAKKPASGSRRIQTRRSGVHGKGVYAVVDLAEGETLIEYVGEIITWDEALRRHPHDPSDPNHTFYFHIDEDHVIDAKVGGNSSRWINHSCNPNCEAEVDDGRVFIRAQRNIAAGEELFYDYGLVIDEPYTPKLKAEYPCWCGAPRCRGTLLAPKRAGKASKLG
- a CDS encoding sensor histidine kinase yields the protein MSEENKQDSGPVSFGLFQREQRSLFGEILDWMLTPLLLLWPLSLALTWFVAQGIASKPFDRALEFNLQALTQFVVSNDGRVTFNLTPQARDLLRADDSDLVYYQVLDPRGELISGESDFPLPRDNETPEPGRVLLRDDIVRGDEVRVAYTWLSRNNSMQRLVLMQVAETKGKRSTLATEIIKGVMVPQFVILPLAVLLVWLALVRGIRPLNELEQRIRARKPDDLSPIEESFIPQEVAPLVSSINDLLTRLKASLTTQKRFLADAAHQLKTPLAGLRMQAELAQRETDPVEIRGSLQQIARASSRATHTVNQLLALARAETTGRTLPSGTVDMARLVTDVVRESVPRALEHGIDLGYEGPEQVPQECLIEGNPTLLEEMVRNLVDNAINYAGRGGVVTARMLVDRFSGVMILQVEDDGPGIPENEREFVLQPFYRALGTNVDGSGLGLAIVHEIAQQHGATVHMDDAQPGRPNPGLRASVRFAPRRTTPQE
- a CDS encoding alpha/beta fold hydrolase, which codes for MHPSVDLDTPAAPVTGERLSLRAADGYPLVAHRFRSATPPRAHLVVGGATGVPQGFYRRFAEHAAQRGFDVLTLDYRGIGQSAPATLKGFRMDYLDWGRLDLAAGVEAMRQDGMPLYLVGHSYGGHALGLLPDPAAVDGAYTFATGAGWHGWMPPLERLRVLFMWRVLGPVWTRAAGYLPWSRLGMGEDLPLDVYRQWRRWCNYPRYFFDDPRMQAVTERFADVRFPIVAVNALDDAWAPPASRDAFMAGYRNTAVRAVSIDPRRAGLGAIGHMGYFRPKARPLWNDALDWFEAQRVRAQPVAVAG
- a CDS encoding biotin--[acetyl-CoA-carboxylase] ligase, with the protein product MSDLLAHVEAVWQAVVPDLPGFTVEVLPSIDSTNTELMRRARAGAMEPVLLAAEEQTAGRGRLGKAWHSRAGQSLTFSLALPLAPADWSGLSLAVGVSLAQSLHPDVQLKWPNDLWLHGRKLGGILVETASNGTESAGPRRLVVIGVGINIARPEAAAVSALASPGAALPPVPPAGLAEVLVGLTAGEVLERVAPALVRDVLAFESQGFAAFAQRFAQRDALHGRAVQLTDGTQGSACGVNEQGALLVLTDQGMRTINSSEVSVRPC